The window CTGCAGAACATCGCCAAGGCGATCACCGACAACCATCCAGAAGTCTTCCTGATCGTGCTGCTGATCGACGAGCGGCCCGAAGAAGTCACCGACATGCAGCGCAGCGTGAAGGGCGAGGTCATCAGCTCGACCTTCGACGAGCCTGCACAGCGCCACGTCCAGGTTGCCGAAATGGTGATCGAAAAGGCCAAGCGCCTTGTCGAGCACAAGAAGGACGTCGTGATCCTGCTCGACTCGATCACCCGTCTCGGCCGTGCCTACAACACCGTCGTTCCCTCGTCGGGCAAGGTGCTGACCGGCGGTGTCGATGCCAACGCGCTGCAGCGCCCGAAGCGCTTCTTCGGCGCCGCGCGCAATATCGAGGAGGGCGGTTCGCTTTCGATCATCGCGACCGCGCTGATCGACACCGGCAGCCGCATGGACGAAGTCATCTTCGAAGAGTTCAAGGGCACCGGTAACTCCGAAATCGTCCTCGACCGCAAGGTGGCCGACAAGCGCATCTTCCCGGCGATGGACGTCGGCAAGTCCGGCACCCGCAAGGAAGAGCTGCTGGTCGACAAGGGCAAGCTCAGCAAGATGTGGGTGCTGCGCCGCATCCTCATGCAGATGGGCACCATCGATGCGATGGAGTTCCTGCTCGACAAGATGAAGGATTCGAAGACCAACGAAGACTTCTTCGACTCGATGAACCAGTAAGGCGGCGGATAGCTCTAGATAGCTCTCAGGGGGCCATCGACAGCCGCGCGCTGGCATCCTAACAGCGGTCTATGATCGACCTCTGGAACCACATCGTCGCCGATTTCTCCAATATCGGCTCTCCGTCCGCGTTGGCCGCCTTCGTCCAGGTGCTGATGATCGATGTGATGCTGGCGGGCGACAATGCGATCGTCGTCGGCGCGCTCGCGGCGGGCCTGCCGCCGGCGCAGCGCAAGAAGGTCATCCTGATCGGCATCGTCGCGGCATTGGTGCTGCGCATCGTCTTCGCGCTGGGCGTCAGCGCGCTGATGAACATCGTCGGGTTGGTCTTCGCCGGCGGTCTGTTGCTGTTGTGGGTCGCGTGGAAGATGTTCCGCGAATTGCGCATCCATACGGGCGAGGGCGCGCCCGAGGATCATGACGGCGTGCCGCAGTCCAAGACCTTCTTGGGCGCCGCCTGGTCGGTCGCCTTGGCCGACGTGTCGATGAGTCTGGACAATGTGCTGGCGGTCGCTGGCGCAGCGCGTGAGCATCCGGGCATCCTTGTCGTCGGCCTGCTGCTGTCGGTCGCGCTGATGGGCGTCGCCGCCAATCTGATCGCGCGCTATATCGAGCGGTATCGCTGGATCGGCTATGTCGGTCTGATCGTGATCGTCTATGTCGCGATCAAGATGATCTACGAAGGCGGGCATCAGCTCGTCCCGTTGTTCGGCTGATTCGTCACCGCTGATTCGTCGATTTGCTGGCTTGGCGCTCCGGATGTGCGCATTCCGGAGCCCCGCTGCGCATCTCAATTGTAAAAAATTCGCAAAGCCTTGTCGGCGCTTTTTACACGGACAAGCGCGATTCCGATCATCCTAAGCTTGAACGATACTGAATCTGTTCTTCAAGCGGACATAATGTCGGATTTTTTTACATATTCTGTTGTCAGCCCTTCGGCGAATTCACTGTTTCTTTGCCTCCGTTTTGGATAAGCGCGGAGGGGACGAGGCGCGGGTGGGCAATACCGGCGCGAACAGGGAATATGACGATGCGCTGGACGCAGATGGTTCGGAACATGAGTGTTGCCCTGCTGGCATTCGCCGCAGCGGGCTCGGCCCAGGCCGCGATGATCGCGACGCCGGTGACGAACACGGCCGCCCAGCTCAAGGAATGGAACCTCATCGCGTTCAACAACATCGTTCAGATGAACAGCGAGATCGAGGGTCGTACCTTCGTCGGCGGTAACATCCAGGCGACCAACGGCCAGTATAACTTCACGGCGACCTCGGCTTCGGCCAACGGCACCGGCGCGCTGACCGTCGTGGGCAACACGGCGGGCCAGAAGATCGACTTCAAGCAGGGCGACCTCGTGGTCGGCGGCAATCAGGGTACCTACCAGCTGGAGCGCCAGACCAACGGGACGACCGTCTATGTCGGCGGCACCAACAGCGCCGGCCTGCAGAACAATCTGTCGCCGACGACGGGCCTGGCGCAGAGCAACCCGAACTTCACCGCCGCGTTGAACGCCCAGAAGGCGTCGCTGATCAACAACATGACCAGCCTGTCGGACAATCTGAAGGCGCTGGCCAGCACCGGCACGGCGAGCACGGCGAACAACAAGTTCACCTATAACGCCACCGGTTCGTTCAACGTGATCAACACCACGGTCGACCAGCTCAAGAGCATCGGCGATCAGATCAGCATCACCTCGGGCACCGGCAAGACGACGATCATCAACGTCGCCGGCAATCTGAGCAGCGGGTCGATCAACGCCAACATGGCGAACACGGGATCGGCGCAGAACATCATCTGGAACTTCTACGAAGCGACCGACCTGACGCTGGGCGACTGGCAGGGCACCGTCCTGGCGCCCAAGGCGACCTTCGTGAAGGACAGCCGCGGCAACCTTGAAGGCAATTTGATCGCCAACAACGTCTCGCTCTACGGCGAAGTCCATGCGCTGAACTTCCAGGGCGATCTCTCGTCGGTCGGTGGCAGCGTCTCGGCAATGCCCGAGCCGACCACCTGGGCGATGCTGATCCTCGGCTTCGGCATGGTCGGCAGCGTGATGCGCCGCCAGCGTGGACCGGCTCTCGCCCGCGCCTGATCGGGCAGGGCAATCGAACGGGAAGGGGGCCGCAAGGCCCCCTTTTTCATTCAGGGGATCAGCAAAGTCGATCCGGTGGTCTGCCGGGCCTCAAGCGCGCGGTGCGCGTCGGCAGCGTCGCCCAGCGCGAAACGCTGGCCGATCGTGATCTTCACCGTGCCGTCGGCAAGTGCGGCGAACAGCCGATCGGCCGCCGCCTGCCGCTCCTCGGGCGTGACGATATAGTCGAACAGGGTCGGCCGGGTCACGAACAGCGATCCGCGCCGCGATAATTCGAGCGGGGAGAAGGGCGGTACCGGCCCCGAGGCATTGCCGAACGTGACCATCATGCCCCGCCGCGCGAGCGCATCGAGCGACGCGGTCCAGCTTGCCGCGCCCACGCCGTCGAAGCTGACATGGACTCCGCGCCCGTCGGTGAGCGCGCGGACATCCTCCGCAAGCGTGTTGAACCCACCATGCAGCACATGATCGGCGCCCATCTTGCGCGCGATCTCGGCCTTCTCCGCCGATCCGGCATGCGCGATCACGGTGACTCCCGCCGCGTGAAGCCATTGGACGAGAATCTGGCCGACGCCGCCCGCAGCGGCATGGACGAGCGCGGTGGCGCCCTTCTCGATACGCGCACAACGGAAGATCAGTGCCTCGGCGGTGAGACCCTTGAGCAGGGCGGCGGCCGCCAGATCGTCGTCGACATCGTCGGGCAAGCTGATCAGCTCGGCAGCGGCGATCGTCCGTGCGGTGGCATAGCTGCCGGGAGTGCGGGTGACATAGGCGACCCGTTCCCCGACGCTGAACCCGTCCACGCCCTCACCCAGCGCCTCGACAATACCCGCGGCCTCGACGCCGAGCCCCGCCGGCAATGGCACCGGATAGAGGCCGGTGCGGTGATAGGTGTCGATGAAGTTGATCCCGATCGCACGGTGCCGGACGACGACTTCGCCCGGTCCCGGCCGCAGCGTGCCGAGATCCTCGCGTGCGATCGCCTCAGGCCCGCCATAGGCCGCGACCGAAAGGCGCCAGTCGCTCATCCGATATGCTCGGCGAAGAAGGCGGCCGTGCGCCCGTCGGCCAGCTTGGCGCCCGCGTCGTCACGCCGATTGCCCATCGTGGTCGCAAAGCCGTGATCGAGGCCGGGATAATCGTGGAGCGTGACCTTGGGATGGCTATCCAGCCCGTCGTGCATCGCCTTCTGCGCATCGGGGCCGACGAAATGATCGGCGGTCGGGATGTGGAGCATCAGCGGGTGGGCGATCGCGTGCGATTCATGGAGAAGCCCGTCGATGCCGACGCCATAATAGCCGACGCTCGCGTCGATATCGGTCCGCGCGGCGGTCATATAGGCGAGGCGCCCGCCCATGCAGTATCCGACCGCGCCGACCTTGCCGCCCTTGGCTTGCTCGCGTGCCGCATGGATCGTCGCTTCGATATCCTCGATGCCCTTCATCTGATCGAACTGGCCGAACAGTTCGAACGCGCGCTGCAGCTCGGGTTCGACATCGGGATCAAGCTGGATGCCAGGCTCGATCCGCCAGAACAGGTCGGGGGCGAGCGCGACATAGCCTTGCGAAGCCCATTCGTCCGCTTTGGCGCGGATGCCGGGATTCACGCCGAAAATCTCCTGGATGACGATGATCGCGCCGCGCGGAGCGCCTGCGGGCTCGGCGAGGTAACAGGGAAAGGTGCTGCCATCCAAGGCTTTGATATCAATCATCTTTCCCATGAAAATCTCTCCTTGAGGGCACAAGCGCCAGGATGAGTCGGTTCGCTTGTGCGCAAGCGGCATGCCTGCGATAAGCCTAACGCGGCCTTGCGTCGTTTCAATGTCTTATGATCGGAGCGGCGATGAAGGTATCTGTGGACGTTGATTGCACGCCGGAAGAAGCGCGCCGGCTGATGGGCCTGCCCGACATGACGGCGATCCACGACGCCTATACCGACAAGATGAAGCGGATGATGGAAGAGGGGATCACCCCCGATGCGCTGCAGAGCATGATCGGCCAGTGGATGCCGATGGGCGAAGCCGGCATGTCCATGTGGCGCTCGCTGCTCGACCAGATCGGCCGTGCCGGAACGTCCTCCAAATAATCCCGACGCCGGGCCTGTCCTGACCCCCACGATCTTCGCCCTGTCGAGCGGGATGCCGCCGGCAGGGATCGGCGTGGTGCGGATCAGCGGACCGCAGGCGGGCGACGTGATCGCGGCGCTCACCGCCCGACCGCTACCGCAGCCGCGCCGCGCTACGCTGCGTCCGTTGATCGATCCGCGCGACGGGCGGTTGCTGGATGAGGCGCTGGTCCTGTGGTTTCCGGGGCCGGCGACCGCGACCGGCGAAGATCTGGCCGAGTTCCACGTGCACGGCGGCCGCGCGGTGATTGCGGCGGTCCTCGATTGCCTTGCCCGGCAACCCGGCCTGCGCGCGGCGGAGGCCGGCGAGTTCACGCGGCGCGCGCTGCTCAATGGCCGTATCGACCTGATCGAGGCCGAGGCGCTGGGCGATCTGCTGGGCGCCGAGACCGAGGCGCAGCGGCGCCATGCGCTGATGATGCACGACGGCGCGCTGAGCCGCGCGGTCGAGAGGTGGCAGGCGACCCTGCTTGCGCTGTCGGCCCGGCTCGAGGCCGTCCTCGATTTCTCTGACGAGGACGATGTGGGGGATGGCGTCGATATCGGTGGCGACCTCCGGGTATTGCGGACCGAACTCGACACCTGGCTCAACCGGCCGCGCGCCGAGCGGCTGAAGGACGGCCTGCGCGTCGTGCTGGCCGGGCCGCCCAATGCGGGCAAGTCGTCGCTGTTCAACGCGCTGCTCGGCCGTGACGCGGCGATCGTGTCCGACATTGCCGGCACGACGCGCGACATGATCGAGGCGCCTGTCCAGCTGGGCGGTCATGCCTTCGTCCTGATTGATGTCGCTGGGCTGCGCGATGACAGCGGCGACGTGATCGAGGCGATCGGGATCGACCGCGCGCGCCGTGCGGTGGCGGCCGCCGATGTCGTCCTCTGGCTCGGCGATCCGGGCGAGGCGCCGGAGGGCGCATTGCGGATTGGTGCGCAATCGGACCGAATTTCGCATGGGAGCGATATTGATCTCCGTCTGTCGGCACATACAGGCGAAGGACTCGAGGAGCTTATCGCGTGGCTCGTCGCGAGGGCGGCCGAGCTTTCGCCACGCGCCGACGAGGCGGGATTGAACGCGCGGCAGGCGGTGCTGATCAGCGAGGCGCGCGATGCCATTGCGCTCGCTGGATCTGAATCGGATCCCTTGCTTCAGGCAGAGTCACTTCGTGCGTCGCGTCAGGCGTTCGATGCGCTGACGGGACGGGCAGGGGCGGAGGCCATGCTCGATGCGTTGTTCGGAGCATTCTGCATCGGAAAGTGATGTTCCACGTGGAACGCTTTGACCGAATCCCCCCGCTGCGATAGCGGGCCGCATGGACTTCGATGTGATCATTGTCGGCGGCGGCCATGCCGGAAGCGAAGCCGCTGCCGCTGCCGCGCGTATGGGTGCGCGGGTGGCGCTGCTCAGCATGGACCGCCGCCAGATCGGCGTGATGTCGTGCAACCCGGCGATCGGCGGATTGGGGAAGGGGCATCTCGTTCGCGAGGTCGATGCTTGCGACGGAATCATGGCGCGTGCCGCCGATGCCGCGGCGATCCACCATCGCATGCTCAACAGTTCGAAGGGCGCTGCGGTGCAGGGGCCGCGCGTGCAGGCCGACCGGCGACTTTATCGCGACGCCGTCCAGGCGATGCTTGCGGCCGAATCCAATCTCGAAATCGTCGAGGGGATGGCTGCGCGTTTGATCGTCAAGGGTGAGCGGGCGGAGGGCGTCGAACTCGAAGATGGTCGGCGACTGACGGCACGCGCCGTCGTCCTCGCCACCGGCACCTTCCTCGGTGCGCGGCTCCACTTCGGTCTGGATT is drawn from Sphingomonas crocodyli and contains these coding sequences:
- the rho gene encoding transcription termination factor Rho, with amino-acid sequence MHLKDLKKKTPAELVSMAEELGVEGASTMRKQDLMFAILKVEAENGEQIMGLGTIEVLPDGFGFLRSPEANYLAGPDDIYVSPNQVRKFGLRTGDTVEGEVRGPKDGERYFALTKLISVNFDDPDAVRHRVNFDNLTPLYPEQKLILDTLDPTVKDKSARVIDIVAPQGKGQRALIVAPPRVGKTVLLQNIAKAITDNHPEVFLIVLLIDERPEEVTDMQRSVKGEVISSTFDEPAQRHVQVAEMVIEKAKRLVEHKKDVVILLDSITRLGRAYNTVVPSSGKVLTGGVDANALQRPKRFFGAARNIEEGGSLSIIATALIDTGSRMDEVIFEEFKGTGNSEIVLDRKVADKRIFPAMDVGKSGTRKEELLVDKGKLSKMWVLRRILMQMGTIDAMEFLLDKMKDSKTNEDFFDSMNQ
- a CDS encoding TerC family protein — protein: MIDLWNHIVADFSNIGSPSALAAFVQVLMIDVMLAGDNAIVVGALAAGLPPAQRKKVILIGIVAALVLRIVFALGVSALMNIVGLVFAGGLLLLWVAWKMFRELRIHTGEGAPEDHDGVPQSKTFLGAAWSVALADVSMSLDNVLAVAGAAREHPGILVVGLLLSVALMGVAANLIARYIERYRWIGYVGLIVIVYVAIKMIYEGGHQLVPLFG
- a CDS encoding collagen-binding domain-containing protein codes for the protein MSVALLAFAAAGSAQAAMIATPVTNTAAQLKEWNLIAFNNIVQMNSEIEGRTFVGGNIQATNGQYNFTATSASANGTGALTVVGNTAGQKIDFKQGDLVVGGNQGTYQLERQTNGTTVYVGGTNSAGLQNNLSPTTGLAQSNPNFTAALNAQKASLINNMTSLSDNLKALASTGTASTANNKFTYNATGSFNVINTTVDQLKSIGDQISITSGTGKTTIINVAGNLSSGSINANMANTGSAQNIIWNFYEATDLTLGDWQGTVLAPKATFVKDSRGNLEGNLIANNVSLYGEVHALNFQGDLSSVGGSVSAMPEPTTWAMLILGFGMVGSVMRRQRGPALARA
- a CDS encoding quinone oxidoreductase family protein, whose amino-acid sequence is MSDWRLSVAAYGGPEAIAREDLGTLRPGPGEVVVRHRAIGINFIDTYHRTGLYPVPLPAGLGVEAAGIVEALGEGVDGFSVGERVAYVTRTPGSYATARTIAAAELISLPDDVDDDLAAAALLKGLTAEALIFRCARIEKGATALVHAAAGGVGQILVQWLHAAGVTVIAHAGSAEKAEIARKMGADHVLHGGFNTLAEDVRALTDGRGVHVSFDGVGAASWTASLDALARRGMMVTFGNASGPVPPFSPLELSRRGSLFVTRPTLFDYIVTPEERQAAADRLFAALADGTVKITIGQRFALGDAADAHRALEARQTTGSTLLIP
- a CDS encoding dienelactone hydrolase family protein, with protein sequence MGKMIDIKALDGSTFPCYLAEPAGAPRGAIIVIQEIFGVNPGIRAKADEWASQGYVALAPDLFWRIEPGIQLDPDVEPELQRAFELFGQFDQMKGIEDIEATIHAAREQAKGGKVGAVGYCMGGRLAYMTAARTDIDASVGYYGVGIDGLLHESHAIAHPLMLHIPTADHFVGPDAQKAMHDGLDSHPKVTLHDYPGLDHGFATTMGNRRDDAGAKLADGRTAAFFAEHIG
- a CDS encoding DUF6489 family protein encodes the protein MKVSVDVDCTPEEARRLMGLPDMTAIHDAYTDKMKRMMEEGITPDALQSMIGQWMPMGEAGMSMWRSLLDQIGRAGTSSK
- the mnmE gene encoding tRNA uridine-5-carboxymethylaminomethyl(34) synthesis GTPase MnmE, which translates into the protein MTPTIFALSSGMPPAGIGVVRISGPQAGDVIAALTARPLPQPRRATLRPLIDPRDGRLLDEALVLWFPGPATATGEDLAEFHVHGGRAVIAAVLDCLARQPGLRAAEAGEFTRRALLNGRIDLIEAEALGDLLGAETEAQRRHALMMHDGALSRAVERWQATLLALSARLEAVLDFSDEDDVGDGVDIGGDLRVLRTELDTWLNRPRAERLKDGLRVVLAGPPNAGKSSLFNALLGRDAAIVSDIAGTTRDMIEAPVQLGGHAFVLIDVAGLRDDSGDVIEAIGIDRARRAVAAADVVLWLGDPGEAPEGALRIGAQSDRISHGSDIDLRLSAHTGEGLEELIAWLVARAAELSPRADEAGLNARQAVLISEARDAIALAGSESDPLLQAESLRASRQAFDALTGRAGAEAMLDALFGAFCIGK